A genomic stretch from Psilocybe cubensis strain MGC-MH-2018 chromosome 1, whole genome shotgun sequence includes:
- a CDS encoding Peptide-N(4)-(N-acetyl-beta-glucosaminyl)asparagine amidase, translated as MSITHLTSLSQLDTILSKSKDKLSVIDFHASWCGPCHAIAPTFEALAKQYPSVNFLKCDVDAVSDVAQKYKVTAMPTFAFLKGNTQIDTLRGADRAGLTEKIRKHATSSGSSSATSAFSGKGRTLGGEPAAPDVAGEVKVTLDKASQGLNSLDPQLKVLMLLLGLYFIFWFYG; from the exons ATGTCTATTACACATCTGACTTCCCTATCCCAACTCGACACAATCCTGTCCAAATCCAAAGACAAACTCTCC GTCATTGACTTCCACGCATCCTG GTGTGGTCCATGCCATGCCATTGCACCCACCTTTGAGGCTTTGGCCAAGCAATACCCATCGGTCAACTTTCTAAAGTGCGACGTCGACGCCGTCTCTGATGTTGCACAGAAGTACAAAGTCACTGCCAT GCCTACGTTTGCCTTCTTGAAGGGAAATACCCAGATCGATACCCTGAGAGGTGCAGACAGGGC AGGACTCACTGAGAAAATCAGAAAACATGCGACCAGTTCAGGCAGTTCATCGGCAACAAGTGCATTCTCTGGCAAAGGCCGCACTTTGGGAGGTGAACCTGCCGCACCGGATGTTGCAGGAGAGGTTAAAGTAACGTTGGATAAGGCTTCACAAGGTCTCAACAGTCTCGATCCTCAATTGAAAGTATTGATGCTCCTTCTCGGTTTATATTTCATATTTTGGTTTTATGGGTGA
- a CDS encoding Ribonuclease 3, with the protein MSSLGHEGLPPIPKIDGDVDLMLDVFTHQSLRLNPVMNHDYGDSDRLAELGSKVLDMVVTYHLFSGRPLLTARDIEIRKAEVVSDENIDSWLKAYGLKEKLRISPDKVEVLQDPQELRKYFCTYIGALYIRNGLAVIQTWISCLIDPGVDVKLPDAASPSIHSSSPPPSHVGYQGSFSTASYSSPPSSQSSMGGFASPPPAPPVSIYAPQPSFPPPPLPGNPPTTVPSSMSLVTLALVNQTAAQKGLQVTYAADQVGPSHQPTWTVKCFINGVEYGRGIGKSQKIAKEEAAKQAWTTMGWGPS; encoded by the exons ATGTCTTCTTTAGGTCATGAGGGATTGCCCCCTATCCCCAAGATCGATGGTGATGTCGACCTTATGCTAGACGTGTTCACGCACCAGTCCCTTCGATTAAATCCGGTCATGAACCACGATTATGGTGATAGCGACCGCCTTGCGGAATTAGGATCCAAAGTTCTTGATATGGTGGTCACCTATCATCTTTTCTCTGGAAGGCCTTTGTTGACCGCTCGCGATATCGAG ATTAGGAAAGCAGAAGTCGTGTCAGATGAAAATATCGACTCGTGGCTCAAGGCGTATGGCCTCAAGGAAAAACTCCGTATTTCTCCTGATAAAGTTGAGGTTTTGCAGGATCCACAG GAACTGCGCAAATACTTCTGCACATACATAGGCGCCCTTTATATCCGTAATGGTCTTGCTGTAATTCAGACCTGGATATCTTGTTTGATTGATCCTGGCGTTGATGTCAAGCTCCCTGACGCAGCATCTCCCAGTATCCATAGTAGTTCTCCGCCACCGAGCCATGTCGGTTACCAAGGTTCCTTTTCAACCGCAAGTTATTCGTCCCCTCCTTCTAGTCAATCCAGTATGGGAGGTTTTGCAAGtcctcctcctgcacctCCTGTTTCTATATATGCACCTCAGCCCTCgttccctcctcctcctcttccaggAAATCCGCCGACAACTGTACCTTCATCGATGAGCCTGGTAACGTTGGCTCTCGTGAACCAGACTGCAGCTCAGAAAGGCCTTCAAGTGACCTATGCAGCAGATCAAGTTGGACCCTCTCACCAGCCTACCTGGACCGTCAAGTGCTTTA TCAACGGAGTCGAATATGGCCGCGGTATTGGCAAGAGCCAGAAGATAGCAAAGGAAGAAGCGGCTAAACAAGCTTGGACGACTATGGGATGGGGACCTTCTTAG
- a CDS encoding Nucleoporin (Nucleoporin pom152), with protein sequence MSTPISGAKKAPSNPLIPEKYLDVPTQRLYFLSLGLLCQSIKILDFVWSLAASDGRLTTCRKWLFFDLAYCVVLSQLRIPRLTYSKASVILQICSLWFLDALLFGGISINAPALLGSIALTSQVQAPDVSLFRGLIAPLSFGMISSAPNSGDPHLLGQHTVRMSPISTAHLNPENLNFCLPSSNTHILLPIVLNNTNVVGLKYSLTPLGYDEDGVGKVEIHEVNAKALKSAEDLYKKEMMVAAQSGPSLNFEDEYDEYDDDDDTEAQGIHTTLQQTQSLIHIAVSRAGVIRLEQVYDSSNVEARLVVSKAVVVPCPSVEFAEDEGSAKQNIRCAGQESHPELKINVHGVPPLSLRWLKTVNGHREQFLVEGIEGEHKDKKRRHSEVTSSDVKEPTTALVLSRVPDAQKVSIPLTVTLEKAGTYLYALEEITDGVGNTVRMGYESTTAEPNFVSKTKTTRSFTVLQKPAVSFSGCTIDSPTKLTVGEEKYLKVTAIKADLFDAPWDITLNYRPPIDGDVKRGKPWNKNFKIKAGETGLSVPAYAPGEYRLLSVKGKYCTGTVMAPDACKVVQVPMPSAEIEWKRIHECSGDTGISSTIILHGTPPFMVYYTVKRDNEPAREIAKRFHSSRNELTFQPESSGHYTFTFTAITDAHYTKKIELDGPSIEQMIHPVASADFSADKKHIITTCWGDFVDVDVDLRGTGPWNLEVQIIGPENTETLQIPNISQKRRTLKLPIPKELLRNSGNFEINLLNVEDASKCKRPLTVAPLKAIVKRVVPTARFYGKESERRIVVTENEPVDLPLRLTGEKPWWIEYRKVGTGDVKRLRAPDVNANIQVREKGVYELVSVFDSECKGTIAEDSSTYTVEWIPRPSAQLAPSTPATFDVYNGSHILRPICEGTNDHVDLDLTGRPPFQIMYNIAQNGESGGTKIMGEPVFNSIQPRTRFQLHTSTAGRMYYEVKQIGDAAYPLSKSKDMVIPRSQRLLFEQQVSIRPSARFKNRNRLSYCLNDALVPLDTAADGAVVLEGTPPFTLELSIKNIAASHVDKTTIQIPTNTWRLDVPSYTFTSIGPHLITIEKVSDASNCEQAALDPLLRSTWVDVAETAAIIPFERREDICVGDVTRFQLEGIPPWTISYQVNGKSLTQTVKTSPFSIVQQQPGLFTVSSIAHQQKMCKAAVADLRFTVHPLPSAQVGHGKKIFQDIHEGDQAEIVFTLIGEPPFTFTYQRSELPSKKGVPGKVLETHTVSRVQTNEYSIFSALEGTWTVTSISDRYCRYPAQPDASVEKQ encoded by the exons ATGTCCACACCTATTTCCGGTGCAAAGAAAGCACCCTCCAACCCATTGATCCCCGAAAAGTATCTCGATGTACCTACACAAAGGCTATATTTTCTGAGCCTCGGTCTACTGTGCCAG TCTATCAAAATTTTGGACTTTGTATGGTCGCTAGCAGCATCCGATGGGCGTCTGACGACATGTCGGAAGTGGCTTTTCTTCGATCTCGCCTATTGCGTTGTGCTATCTCAACTTCGAATCCCTCGGCTAACCTATAGCAAGGCCAGCGTGATTCTACAGATATGTTCCCTGTGGTTCTTGGATGCGTTGTTGTTTGGAGGGATCAGCATCAACGCACCTGCGCTCCTCGGCAGTATTGCATTGACATCACAAGTGCAAG CACCGGACGTTTCACTATTCCGTGGACTTATTGCGCCTCTAAGCTTTGGGATGATATCGTCAGCACCGAATTCTGGAGACCCACATCTTCTTGGCCAACACACTGTTCGAATGTCTCCAATCAGTACAGCCCATCTTAATCCCGAAAATTTAAACTTTTGTTTGCCATCGTCCAATACGCACATCCTTCTTCCCATTGTTCTCAACAACACCAATGTTGTTGGTTTAAAGTACTCTTTAACACCGCTAGGCtatgatgaggatggtgtCGGGAAGGTGGAAATCCACGAGGTGAATGCCAAGGCTTTGAAGTCAGCAGAAGATCTCTATAAAAAGGAAATGATGGTAGCAGCTCAATCGGGTCCTAGCTTGAACTTCGAGGATGAATATGATGAatatgatgacgacgacgacacagAAGCACAAGGCATTCATACCACACTTCAGCAAACTCAATCTCTCATTCACATTGCAGTTTCCCGTGCCGGAGTCATTCGCTTAGAGCAAGTTTACGATTCTTCCAATGTCGAGGCACGACTAGTTGTCTCAAAAGCTGTGGTCGTTCCCTGTCCCAGCGTAGAATTTGCAGAAGATGAAGGGTCAGCCAAACAAAATATCCGATGCGCTGGTCAGGAATCACATCCAGAGCTAAAAATTAACGTGCATGGAGTACCACCATTAAGTCTGCGCTGGCTAAAGACTGTCAATGGGCATCGAGAACAATTCTTGGTCGAGGGCATAGAAGGAGAGCacaaagataaaaaaagacGTCATAGCGAGGTTACATCCTCTGATGTTAAAGAACCAACAACTGCGTTGGTTCTGTCAAGAGTTCCAGATGCTCAAAAGGTTTCAATACCACTAACTGTAACTCTTGAGAAAGCTGGAACATATCTCTATGCTTTGGAAGAAATAACGGACGGTGTTGGAAACACGGTGCGCATGGGATATGAATCTACAACTGCGGAGCCCAACTTTGTCAGCAAGACCAAAACAACCCGATCCTTCACGGTCCTTCAAAAACCTGCAGTTTCATTCTCGGGCTGCACTATTGACTCTCCAACGAAACTGACGGTAGGAGAAGAAAAGTACCTTAAGGTCACAGCAATCAAGGCGGATCTTTTCGACGCACCTTGGGATATCACTCTGAATTATCGCCCCCCGATTGATGGTGACGTCAAACGCGGGAAACCATGGAACAAAAACTTCAAGATCAAAGCTGGTGAAACAGGATTAAGTGTGCCTGCATACGCTCCGGGAGAATACAGATTGCTCTCTGTCAAAGGCAAA TACTGTACAGGAACTGTTATGGCCCCCGACGCGTGTAAGGTTGTGCAAGTGCCAATGCCATCCGCCGAGATTGAATGGAAACGGATCCATGAATG CTCAGGAGATACAGGCATTTCTTCGACGATCATATTGCACGGAACCCCTCCCTTCATGGTTTATTACACTGTTAAGCGAGACAATGAACCGGCGCGTGAAATTGCGAAGAGGTTCCACTCTTCTCGCAACGAATTAACTTTCCAGCCCGAAAGCAGTGGTCACTATACTTTCACTTTCACAGCCATCACCGATGCACACTACACGAAGAAGATAGAACTGGACGGCCCGAGCATCGAGCAGATGATACATCCCGTTGCGTCAGCCGACTTCAGTGCGGATAAAAAGCATATCATCACCACTTGCTGGGGAGACTTCGTTGACGTGGATGTTGATCTAAGA GGGACTGGTCCATGGAATCTTGAGGTGCAAATCATTGGACCAGAAAATACTGAAACGCTCCAGATCCCAAATATtagtcaaaaaagaagaaCTCTCAAACTCCCTATCCCTAAAGAACTCCTACGAAATAGCGGAAACTTTGAGATCAATCTAT TAAATGTTGAGGATGCATCTAAGTGTAAGAGACCGCTGACCGTGGCACCGCTCAAAGCAATCGTCAAAAGAGTAGTg CCCACTGCACGCTTTTATGGCAAAGAGTCTGAGCGGCGAATAGTGGTAACTGAGAACGAACCAGTGGATCTTCCTCTGCGCTTGACAGGAGAGAAA CCCTGGTGGATTGAATACCGCAAAGTGGGTACTGGCGATGTCAAACGTCTCCGGGCGCCAGACGTAAACGCAAACATTCAAGTCAGGGAAAAGGGTGTATATGAACTTGTTTCA GTTTTCGACTCAGAATGCAAGGGTACAATCGCAGAAGACTCGTCGACATATACAGTTGAATGGATTCCTAGACCGTCTGCCCAACTGGCTCCGTCAACCCCTGCTACTTTCGATGTTTACAATGGTTCCCATATCCTCCGGCCAATTTGCGAAGGCACGAATGACCATGTCGACCTTGATTTAACAG GCAGACCTCCTTTCCAGATCATGTACAATATTGCACAGAACGGTGAATCCGGTGGAACAAAAATCATGGGAGAGCCCGTGTTCAATAGCATACAGCCTCGCACTAGGTTCCAGTTGCACACTTCCACAGCGGGAAGGATGTATTATGAAGTCAAACAAATCGGCGACGCTGCATATCCTTTGTCCAAGAGCAAAGACATGGTCATTCCTCGCTCCCAAAGACTTTTGTTCGAGCAGCAGGTTTCAATCCGGCCTTCCGCTCGCTTCAAAAATCGTAACCGTCTCTCATACTGTCTTAACGATGCATTGGTCCCTTTGGATACAGCAGCGGACGGGGCGGTGGTTTTGGAAGGCACTCCTCCGTTCACTCTGGAGTTATCCATCAAGAACATCGCTGCTAGCCATGTCGACAAAACGACAATCCAGATCCCAACGAACACCTGGAGACTTGATGTTCCTTCCTATACTTTTACTTCTATTGGCCCTCACTTAATCACTATCGAAAAGGTGTCCGATGCTTCAAATTGCGAACAAGCTGCTCTGGATCCACTGTTACGCTCGACTTGGGTGGATGTTGCAGAGACGGCTGCTATAATACCATTTGAGCGGCGCGAAGACATTTGTGTCGGAGACGTTACACGATTCCAACTCGAAGGCATTCCTCCATGGACTATATC ATATCAAGTGAACGGAAAATCACTCACGCAAACCGTGAAAACTTCTCCCTTCTCTATTGTCCAACAACAACCGGGTTTGTTTACGGTTAGCAGCATTGCTCACCAGCAGAAGATGTGCAAAGCCGCCGTCGCGGATCTTCGATTTACGGTTCATCCACTTCCTTCGGCCCAAGTTGGTCATGGAAAGAAGATATTCCAGGACATACacgaag GCGATCAAGCGGAAATAGTGTTTACACTCATCGGAGAGCCgccattcacattcacatatCAAAGATCTGAACTACCCTCTAAGAAAGGGGTACCTGGGAAGGTACTCGAAACCCATACCGTGTCTCGTGTGCAAACCAACGAATATTCTATATTCTCTGCCCTGGAAG GAACATGGACCGTAACATCTATATCAGATCGGTACTGTCGCTACCCCGCACAGCCAGACGCATCGGTAGAAAAGCAATGA
- a CDS encoding Inorganic pyrophosphatase yields MTFGPNTVQRLNQQLRFVSSSNPSTMSSAYTPRLIGAANTLEHRVFIEQNGSVVSSFHDIPLFADQSNGILNMIVEVPRWTNAKMEISKEEPFNPIKQDIKRGKLRYVRNCFPHHGYIWNYGAFPQTWEDPSQQHAETKAKGDNDPLDVCEIGEQVGYVGQVKQVKVLGIMALLDEGETDWKVIVVDVLDPLASKLNDIEDVERHLPGLIRATNEWFRIYKIPDGKPENIFAFSGEAKNKKYATEIIHECHEAWRRLITGESPAKTPSYDLSIRNITIENSPGFVRRDDPSYTSLPPASGRPAAPIDPSVSKWFYISSAQV; encoded by the exons ATGACCTTTGGGCCAAACACAGTACAGCGTCTTAACCAACAACTCAGATTCGTTTCCTCTTCGAATCCATCCACCATGTCTTCCG CGTACACTCCTCGTCTCATCGGCGCTGCCAATACCCTTG AGCATCGCGTCTTCATCGAGCAGAATGGCTCCGTCGTCTCAAGCTTCCACGACATACCTCTCTTCGCCGACCAGAGCAATGGCATCCTCAACATGATCGTCGAGGTCCCCCGCTGGACCAACGCAAAAATGGAAATCTCCAAGGAGGAGCCCTTCAATCCCATCAAGCAGGATATTAAGCGTGGCAAGCTTCGCTACGTGAGGAACTGTTTCCCTCACCACGGCTACATCTGGAACTACGGCGCCTTCCCCCAG ACCTGGGAGGACCCCTCTCAACAGCACGCCGAGACCAAGGCCAAGGGTGACAATGATCCCCTTGATGTCTGCGAGATCGGCGAGCAGGTCGGTTACGTCGGCCAGGTCAAGCAGGTCAAGGTCCTCGGCATCATGGCTCTCCTCGACGAAGGTGAGACTGACTGGAaggtcatcgtcgtcgacgtgCTCGACCCCTTGGCTTCCAAGCTAAACGACATCGAGGATGTCGAAAGGCATCTGCCTGGCCTCATCCGAGCCACTAACGAATGGTTCAG GATCTACAAAATTCCCGATGGAAAGCCTGAAAACATTTTCGCCTTTTCCGGCGAggccaaaaataaaaagtaCGCCACCGAGATCATTCACGAGTGCCACGAAGCCTGGCGCCGTTTGATCACTGGTGAATCTCCGGCCAAAACCCCGTCCTACGATCTTTCTAT CCGTAATATTACCATCGAAAATTCGCCTGGCTTTGTCCGCAGGGACGACCCTTCCTACACCAGCCTCCCCCCTGCTTCAGGAAGGCCTGCTGCCCCCATCGATCCTTCTG TGTCCAAATGGTTCTACATTTCCTCTGCCCAAGTCTAA
- a CDS encoding Gamma-tubulin complex component 4-like protein (Gamma-tubulin complex component 4 homolog) — MIAEVLLVLAGHSSSLFPTGYTLNPAIAPLLHPGEQQTLEALGLIAYRYRKIKSACVNLSRSPSRYICALCATLSHILKEDYESLVIETETKVLRRDSALVANGAFVPLSALRSIFSEWDAPLAALVTLVNDVETEKDWKPGPLIDLLVARSKTGVHRIASILERISVAVQRVWRTQLTAFLVHGSLSPVDPLAGKDLTLVTGSIPSCVSPQSYDSIAYVGRAIATVKAVKWQKQPPRNLAVEHTALLEGVLPEDQHAFDLVISQIRTDVGEWLWVNVLTKKDVDDAVDSLANYFLIRNGEFSLSLIREFERLIMSRLTSRSGSASMIREQDLNLAILRASLGTTAQHDPYLTRLRFILPAGPLRPLLPSLTNDPAPPTQPVAQASGSLFDNHLLGTTLLLSYNISWPLDLFLDRADLTVYSTLFSFLSALRKTHTRVHTCWSSLSNAQRARRRWTGLSEGGTAEDHQSRVQMLRCGWGVVRDMSWFLDTLLGYVMMDVIDVEFRKLKELLDKRRQEAQNVKTADAHISQQSASSRLDFNTLRIIHTSYLTRLLDGCLLTNTNITAIMRQILDVCERFVALVERWGGDVLPALLFEGSLRGDSDDEVGALVKERWSVVSEIDETLRGLLESFYETLTWSMSQQQFSTAADASKSGIIGASMVNQTTHNLSRKISDGDTDHSRRHVERLLLRLDFNGELSKLRKSRGREANILAEGGLA, encoded by the exons ATGATCGCCGAggtcctcctcgtcctcgcaGGTCATTCCTCTTCCCTGTTTCCCACTGGCTACACCCTCAATCCCGCTATCGCCCCCCTACTGCATCCTGGAGAGCAGCAAACCCTAGAGGCACTCGGTCTGATCGCCTATCGGTAccgtaaaatcaaatcagcATGCGTCAATCTGTCGCGCTCACCGTCGCGCTATATCTGCGCGCTTTGCGCGACATTGAGCCATATTCTCAAGGAGGATTACGAATCATTGGTCATTGAAACAGAAACCAAGGTTCTAAGACGCGATTCTGCTCTTGTTGCAAATGGTGCATTTGTTCCTCTCTCAGCCTTGCGTTCTATATTCTCAGAATGGGACGCGCCTCTGGCTGCCCTTGTAACTCTCGTTAACGATGTCGAAACTGAGAAAGACTGGAAACCAGGTCCATTGATTGATCTACTTGTCGCTCGGTCGAAGACGGGCGTGCATCGAATCGCCAGCATACTGGAACGAATATCTGTTGCCGTTCAACGAGTGTGGCGAACGCAGCTAACCGCATTTCTGGTACATGGATCACTGTCACCGGTGGATCCGCTTGCTGGGAAAGATCTTACGCTCGTGACAGGATCAATACCATCGTGCGTATCACCTCAGTCGTACGACTCAATCGCCTACGTGGGTCGTGCGATTGCAACAGTCAAAGCGGTGAAATGGCAAAAACAACCTCCCAGAAACCTTGCAGTAGAGCATACTGCTTTGTTGGAGGGGGTTCTTCCTGAGGATCAACATGCATTTGATCTCGTCATCTCGCAGATACGGACTGATGTGGGCGAATGGCTCTGGGTCAACGTCCTGACGAAGAAGGATGTCGACGATGCAGTGGATTCATT AGCAAACTATTTTCTTATTCGTAACGGGGAATTCAGCTTATCACTCATCCGTGAATTCGAGCGTTTGATCATGTCGCGTCTTACCTCTCGCTCAGGATCGGCTTCCATGATTCGGGAACAGGACCTTAATCTTGCCATACTGCGTGCATCTCTAGGTACCACAGCTCAGCATGATCCATACTTAACTCGCTTACGCTTCATACTTCCTGCCGGGCCTTTGCGCCCCCTTCTTCCTTCATTGACCAATGACCCTGCTCCACCGACACAACCTGTTGCTCAGGCCAGCGGTTCTCTTTTTGATAACCATCTTCTCGGCACCACATTGTTACTTTCATACAACATATCATGGCCTCTGGATCTCTTTCTCGATCGGGCTGATTTAACAGTCTATTCGACgctattttcttttctttctgcgcTGCGCAAAACACACACAAGAGTCCACACATGTTGGAGCTCGCTTTCTAATGCCCAACGTGCCCGACGGCGGTGGACGGGCTTGAGTGAAGGTGGCACTGCCGAAGATCACCAGTCAAGAGTTCAGATGCTGAGGTGTGGGTGGGGGGTGGTGAGAGATATGAGCTGGTTTTTGGATACTCTTCTAGGATACGTTATGATGGATGTCATTGACGTGGAATTTCGCAAACTGAAGGAACTACTGGACAAGCGAAGACAGGAGGCGCAGAATGTAAAGACGGCAGATGCCCACATATCCCAACAATCCGCCTCATCTCGTTTGGATTTTAATACCCTCCGGATAATACATACCAGCTATCTTACACGTTTGCTGGACGGTTGCTTGTTaaccaacaccaacattACGGCCATCATGCGACAGATTTTGGACGTGTGTGAGCGCTTTGTCGCTCTTGTAGAGCGCTGGGGCGGAGATGTTTTGCCAGCGCTGCTATTTGAAGGCAGTCTTAGAGGCGACAGTGATGATGAGGTGGGAGCCCTAGTCAAGGAACGTTGGTCGGTTGTCTCGGAGATCGATGAG ACATTACGCGGATTGTTGGAGTCATTTTACGAAACGCTGACTTGGTCAATGTCGCAACAACAATTTTCGACTGCAGCTGACGCCTCAAAGTCGGGCATCATTGGGGCTAGCATGGTGAACCAGACGACGCACAATTTATCTAGAAAAATCTCGGACGGAGACACGGATCACAGTCGGCGGCACGTTGAAAGGCTGCTGTTGCGATTAGATTTCAACGGAGAACTCTCCAAGCTGCGCAAAAGCCGGGGCAGAGAGGCCAACATACTGGCTGAGGGTGGACTTGCTTGA